The sequence tataatatagacGGGCTGAGATTCCTTCTAACTTTCGATGTGGGAGACTTTCTTTCTAATAAGAGTTTGTTTCATTTTGACACTACCTTAGTTTTAACTCGAAATCATGATCTGGAAATGTTTAACATTAGgcaagatccaaagagattggCGACTACGCTGCAAACTGAAAACGAGGAATCATGTACTACCTATAACATGCTCAAGGTAAGCATTTTAAGTTCtgtttttgttctctttttttatttagctCAATGTTACATTATTAACAACTTTATACAATTTTCAGGTGTCTAGGAATCTGTTCAGGTGGACAAAAGAAGTTAGTTATGCAGACTATTACGAGCGTGCTTTGACAAACGGTGTGCTTGGGATTCAAAGGGGAACCGAGCCTGGAAAGATGATCTACATGCTCCCACTGGGTAAAGGTGTTTCTAAGGCCGTGACTTATCACGGTTGGGGAACACCTTATGATGCCTTCTGGTGTTGCTATGGCACTGGTAAATCTTTACTACAACCATCTTGTTTGctacttttttttaaagaaaacagaTAGATTTTGAGGAttctgttttgtttctgcaCAGGAATTGAATCTTTTTCAAAACTGGGAGattctatatattttcaagaagatggagatggagaGTCTCCAGCTCTCTATGTCACACAATATATATCAAGCACACTAgattggaagtcttctggtgtTTTGCTATCTCAGACAGTTAAACCGGTTGTGTCATGGGATCCGTACATGCGTGTGACATTCATTTTATCTTCCTCCAAAGGGGTAAAATCTTTTGGCATAAACCAGATGAAACTCTGTTCATGTGAATAGAGAGTCTGATGGATCTGATTTTCTTGCAGGGGATAGGGAAGGAGTCCACTTTGAATCTAAGGATTCCTGTTTGGACAAACTCTGAAACTGCTAAAGTTTCTTTGAATGGACAATCCTTGAAAGTACCAGCTTCAGGTAATTTAACATTCTGTATGTaaccagtgttctaaaaatctgTCTAGCGGCAAATCAGAATTAAACTAAATGAGTAATTTATAactagttttttaaaaaattggtcTAGGTGCACAAAAAACGGTCTAGACGCCGGCCTAATCAATAATCTCGTATAAAGTGTCTAACTAGCGCCTAgcaattttttgaacattgtTATAACATAAAATCGGTTTCTAAATTTAAAGAACAGAACCAGCTCTAGATGTCTATAGTTTCTGCTATAGTCTCTAGTCTGCTATAGTTTCATATTGGAGCTACCTTTTGCTGCAGGTAACTTTCTATCAATCAAACAGAACTGGAAGTCAGGAGATCAAGTAACCATGGAGCTACCATTGAGTATCAGAACTGAAGCTATAAAAGGTATAGCCACTGTTCTTAATCTTCATTACAATGCGTTGAATCAGCTTATACTGTCTACATTTGGTTAAGTCAAACCGGTTAAGCGGATCTTAATCATAGTGTACTCAAATGTTCTGTTCAACTCTGTTCTGACAACATAAACTGATTTATCAGATGATAGACCGGAGTACGCATCTCTTCAGGCCATACTCTATGGCCCTTACTTGTTAGCTGGACTCACAAGCAGGGACTGGAGCATCACAACTCAGGCTAAAGATAACATATGGATAAGATCTATACCCGAAACAGACAACAGTCACCTTGTCACACTCTCGCAACAATCTGGAAACACATCTTACGTCTTGTCAAATAACAACCAAACCATCACCATGGAAGCATCGCCCGCGCCAGGGACGCAAGCCGCTGTTGCAGCAACTTTCAGGCTCGTGACTGCTGATCTTAAACGGATGATATTAGGTCCAGAGGAGCTAATTGGAAGCCAGGTCATGATTGAACCGTTTGATTTCCCTGGGATGCTTGTGACGCAAGCAACTGATAGCTCCCTTGCGGTTCAAGGTTCTTCTCCTAGTGATAAAGAAGCCTCGAGGTTTCGTTTAGTAGCTGGAGTTGATGGGAAGCAGGGGAGTGTTTCTCTAATGCTAGAGAGCAAGAAGGGTTGTTATGTGTACAGTGATCAAACCATGAAGGCTGGAATGAAACTGAGGCTCAAGTGTGATTCTGATGGGAGTGATGAGAAGTTTAAACAGGCAGCAAGCTTTGTGTTAAGGAAAGGGATGAGTCAATACAATCCTATGAGCTTTGTGATGAATGGAGTGCAGAGGAACTTTGTGTTATCTCCATTGTTCAGCTTAAGAGATGAAACATACAATGTGTACTTCAGTTTACAACAAACTTGAAGAAAGATTTACTTAAAAAAAGCTCCTTTAAGTATTTTGggtgaaaaataagaaaaagtgtTAAGGAAATAGCTATAAGGGTTGTGTTTAGATGTTTAGTTTGATTAGGTGGTTTGTGTTATGTAATTTAATCTACAAATGTATGTTGCAAGTTACTATAAATATATAgactaaagttttttttcacaaatttGCATGACAATTTATTGaacatcttttattttattggtcattaatgtaatgattcttaaaaaaaaaaaaacagaacagacTAGGTTGCAGTCTTCAACCAGTGAAAACTAAAATTGTacttaattgttttttatttttcacaatattttattagaaGATGACAAAACTGTTTCATGCGTTTATTCAATTGAGATTGTATACACTAACAAAGCTAATCAATTCAAAAACCCAGAAAATAAAGTAACATTTCGGACAAACAAAACCCAGAACCTGGAAACTGTAAAACGTGTTACAAACTTATAAGTGAACTATGGGAAACAGCAGCAGATGTGTAATCTATGGAGAAGCAAAGGGAACATGGTTATGATGGAGAGGGTCGGATCCAGTGGGAACTCGTCTTTCTTCAACATCATAAGCTGATCCAACATCAATCTCCTTCTCCTGTGTTgtccaaaattatatttaatgatatgttttattcatcaaaaatagaaatgaaaataCAAACATTATATTATACCCCTACGTTGAATACAAAACGAGTATCAAAAGAACGCTAGAAACAAAACTATGTTTTACCTTTTTCATGGCGTTCATATCTTCCGTTTCTCCAAACCAAAAGAACgctagaaacaaaagaaaacagacGAGTCATTTCATAGAAACCAAGG is a genomic window of Brassica napus cultivar Da-Ae chromosome A2, Da-Ae, whole genome shotgun sequence containing:
- the LOC106383929 gene encoding uncharacterized protein LOC106383929 translates to MKFGLIVTVALLLHITFLVCLAKECTNTPSQLSSHTFRNELLRSNNESLKTEMFSHYHLTPTDDSAWSSLLPRKMLREEEDEYSWTIMYRKIKNSDNSSGSFLKDVSLHDVRLDPSTFQWRAQQTNLEYLLMLDVDGLSWSFRKAAGIAASGVPYGGWEGPDSELRGHFVGHYLSATAYMWASTHNNTLKEKMSSLVSALSACQEKVGTGYLSAFPSSFFDRFEAIKPVWAPYYTIHKILAGLVDQYKLAGNSQALKMATWMADYFYVRVRNVIKMYSVERHWQSLNEETGGMNDVLYQIYSITGDSKYLLLAHLFDKPCFLGVLAIQADDISGFHSNTHIPIVVGSQLRYEITGDPLHKEISMFFMDIVNASHSYATGGTSVGEFWQDPKRLATTLQTENEESCTTYNMLKVSRNLFRWTKEVSYADYYERALTNGVLGIQRGTEPGKMIYMLPLGKGVSKAVTYHGWGTPYDAFWCCYGTGIESFSKLGDSIYFQEDGDGESPALYVTQYISSTLDWKSSGVLLSQTVKPVVSWDPYMRVTFILSSSKGGIGKESTLNLRIPVWTNSETAKVSLNGQSLKVPASGNFLSIKQNWKSGDQVTMELPLSIRTEAIKDDRPEYASLQAILYGPYLLAGLTSRDWSITTQAKDNIWIRSIPETDNSHLVTLSQQSGNTSYVLSNNNQTITMEASPAPGTQAAVAATFRLVTADLKRMILGPEELIGSQVMIEPFDFPGMLVTQATDSSLAVQGSSPSDKEASRFRLVAGVDGKQGSVSLMLESKKGCYVYSDQTMKAGMKLRLKCDSDGSDEKFKQAASFVLRKGMSQYNPMSFVMNGVQRNFVLSPLFSLRDETYNVYFSLQQT
- the LOC106416349 gene encoding CLAVATA3/ESR (CLE)-related protein 40-like, with translation MAAMRYKGSLLITIIFFVSIVLLQCPLAHSSSTKSFFWFGETEDMNAMKKEKEIDVGSAYDVEERRVPTGSDPLHHNHVPFASP